From Paenibacillus polymyxa, the proteins below share one genomic window:
- the secD gene encoding protein translocase subunit SecD, protein MKRILSFIVVVLITTGVMVGTSPGLLKSLKLGLDLKGGFEILYEAQPLEAGQRVTSQSLIQTAQSLERRINALGTTEPEVTTEGSNRIRVRLAGVSNEAEVRSMLKKPAELTFRSATAADAKKPGQYSKIELRGNDFVENGAVVGYDQLNKPEISIKVKDKAKFAEITKRLMNKELAIFLDDELLSAPTVRSELTDGSASITGSYTRDEANKLADTINLGALPLKLTEKYSQSVGATLGQLSLDQTIRAGLIGSVIILIFMIAMFRVPGLIASFCLIVHTWLVLAIFYLGGFVLTLPGIAAFVLGIGMAVDANIITYERIKEEIKSGKTIRSSVIAGSKASFRTVMDANITTIIAAAVMFGLGTGSVRGFALVLIVDIVVSILTNIFFSRFLLNLLVKADAVKKAKYFGVKESDISAL, encoded by the coding sequence ATGAAGAGAATTCTAAGTTTCATCGTGGTCGTGCTCATAACTACTGGTGTTATGGTCGGGACAAGCCCGGGCCTACTAAAAAGTTTAAAACTAGGCCTCGATTTAAAGGGAGGCTTTGAAATTTTATATGAAGCCCAGCCTTTGGAAGCCGGGCAACGTGTAACCAGCCAGTCTCTGATACAAACAGCACAAAGCTTGGAGAGACGTATTAATGCGCTTGGTACGACTGAGCCGGAAGTAACAACTGAGGGGAGCAATCGGATTCGCGTGCGGCTTGCTGGTGTCTCTAATGAGGCGGAAGTCCGCTCCATGCTGAAAAAACCCGCAGAGTTAACCTTCCGTAGTGCAACGGCAGCAGATGCTAAAAAGCCGGGTCAATACAGCAAAATTGAGCTCCGCGGTAATGATTTTGTGGAGAATGGTGCAGTGGTAGGCTATGATCAGCTGAACAAGCCTGAGATTAGTATCAAAGTAAAAGACAAAGCTAAATTTGCAGAAATCACAAAGCGACTTATGAATAAAGAGTTGGCTATTTTCCTGGATGATGAATTACTGTCTGCACCTACAGTCCGTAGTGAATTGACGGATGGCAGTGCTTCGATTACAGGTAGCTACACACGTGATGAGGCGAACAAGCTAGCAGATACGATCAACCTGGGTGCTCTTCCGCTTAAACTGACGGAAAAATATTCTCAGAGTGTAGGAGCTACACTGGGTCAGTTGTCACTGGATCAGACGATCCGTGCCGGTTTGATCGGTTCGGTCATCATTCTGATCTTTATGATTGCAATGTTCCGTGTACCGGGACTGATAGCTAGCTTCTGTCTCATCGTTCATACCTGGCTGGTGCTTGCGATTTTTTATTTGGGCGGTTTCGTGCTCACACTTCCGGGTATCGCAGCCTTCGTGCTCGGGATCGGGATGGCGGTGGATGCCAATATCATTACGTATGAACGGATTAAAGAAGAAATCAAGTCAGGCAAAACGATTCGTTCTTCTGTCATTGCAGGCAGTAAGGCATCGTTCCGTACTGTTATGGATGCCAATATTACGACAATTATAGCGGCAGCCGTCATGTTTGGTCTGGGTACAGGCTCCGTTCGAGGATTCGCTCTCGTGCTCATCGTTGATATTGTCGTGAGTATTTTGACAAATATCTTCTTCTCGCGCTTCTTGCTCAATCTGCTGGTTAAAGCAGATGCTGTGAAGAAGGCCAAGTATTTTGGTGTGAAGGAGAGTGATATCAGTGCGCTTTAA
- a CDS encoding post-transcriptional regulator: MGMEELDEQDWDDAIEILCQSKADELILVGYEHVTSKDVWNCVSHKYEKEGIPPLHKLVNDILSLKATSFMNYLTMSALRGSTFE, translated from the coding sequence GTGGGTATGGAAGAGCTGGATGAGCAGGATTGGGATGACGCAATTGAGATACTCTGTCAAAGTAAGGCAGACGAGCTGATTCTCGTAGGCTATGAACATGTCACCAGTAAGGACGTGTGGAATTGCGTCAGCCATAAATATGAAAAGGAGGGTATTCCTCCGCTGCACAAGCTCGTTAACGATATACTTTCCCTTAAAGCGACGAGCTTTATGAACTATTTGACGATGTCCGCATTACGGGGCTCCACTTTCGAATAG
- the secF gene encoding protein translocase subunit SecF codes for MRFNWDYKYVKMSKWFYTFSIIITLLGILSLSIFGLNYGVDFRSGSNVDVNLTKTVTQEQIQALLNKNGIGKEVDYTPGKERFGIRFSQVLTDQQVNEFKTSFNKELDPKASFEVNTVDTEMAQELEQNAIWAILLASVAIAIYISIRFEWRFAVAAIVSLLHDAFLVISIFSIFRLEVDLTFITAILTIVGFSINDTVVIFDRIRENLRFAKKKSRTDLEQVVDHSIAQTMTRSLATVFTVFIASVCLFIFGGESIRMFSLAMVIGLLFGAYSSIFIASPLWVALKGKQKTSTTGGAAKTAKS; via the coding sequence GTGCGCTTTAATTGGGACTATAAATATGTCAAGATGAGCAAGTGGTTTTACACGTTCTCGATTATTATCACATTGCTTGGTATTTTGAGCTTATCGATATTTGGTTTGAATTACGGGGTTGATTTCCGTTCCGGTTCCAACGTGGATGTTAATTTGACTAAGACAGTTACACAAGAACAGATTCAAGCTTTGCTGAACAAGAACGGGATCGGCAAAGAGGTGGATTATACACCAGGTAAAGAGCGTTTCGGCATTCGTTTTTCACAGGTATTAACGGATCAGCAAGTGAATGAATTCAAAACCTCTTTTAACAAAGAGCTTGATCCGAAGGCATCATTTGAGGTCAATACGGTGGATACGGAAATGGCGCAAGAGCTGGAGCAAAATGCAATCTGGGCGATTTTGCTGGCCTCTGTGGCTATTGCTATCTACATTTCGATCCGGTTTGAATGGCGTTTTGCGGTTGCTGCAATTGTTTCGCTGCTGCATGATGCGTTTCTCGTCATTAGTATATTCTCGATTTTCCGGCTTGAGGTGGATTTGACCTTTATTACGGCTATTCTGACAATTGTCGGTTTCTCCATTAATGACACCGTCGTTATTTTTGACCGTATTCGGGAAAATCTGCGATTTGCAAAGAAAAAGTCCAGAACCGACTTGGAGCAAGTCGTCGATCACAGTATTGCACAGACAATGACGCGTTCACTCGCAACTGTGTTTACAGTGTTTATTGCCTCCGTCTGCCTATTCATTTTTGGCGGCGAGTCCATTCGGATGTTCTCGCTTGCGATGGTTATCGGTTTGCTGTTCGGTGCTTACTCTTCCATCTTCATTGCCAGCCCGCTGTGGGTAGCTTTGAAGGGAAAACAAAAGACGTCAACAACTGGTGGAGCGGCCAAAACTGCAAAGTCTTAA
- the recJ gene encoding single-stranded-DNA-specific exonuclease RecJ produces MLHSQYRWKTPEVNLEAAQPLTEELGISPLLSRLLVNRGVTTAGEANRFLYGSVDDVHDPFLLLGMKEAVPRIRQALERGEHILIYGDYDADGVSSTSLMIQLMRFLKASYDIYIPHRSNEGYGLHNHALDWAHQQGVTLVITVDTGISAVEQIAYATSLGIDVIVTDHHEPPAVLPEAYTLINPKLPDCPYPFKGLAGVGVALKLAQALLSEVPEEWFEIAAIGTVADLMPLHGENRTIVRRGIQSMRNTAFPGIRALLHVAGVEISTVTSVNIAFALAPRINASGRLDHAGRAVSLLTTEKEEEADQLAHALDLLNRERQQVVEHIVEQAEQQLASKLNEGKLPSVIVLAGEGWNVGVVGIVASKLLDRYYRPTIILGIDAETGMCKGSARSIPALDIYSALTDCHELMEHFGGHPSAAGMTLSRDNLELFEERLNRYAGSILTPEDFIPIAEADMVCRLDEVSLQVVEELELLQPFGMGNPSPRFILQGLQLREARKMGREKNHVKLLLEQNGLSLDAIAFRRGDLADFLQQQTDIDLLGELSINEWNGKRSLQLMMQDIRVQAPQIFDYRGVSDPLAELERGLRIFHPSLEERKNDVAVLIHPSSRLRTSSSVGAEYLWLYDKDGSVTPSDGRKDTQHSVKSLFVLEPPDTPEQFHALWSTFENVENVFLLHSISERGGRLVSPDRELFKRIYIVLSRMGTQLIDEKAMLPALSRQCSCSVRMLSKVLDIFEDLEFLTRTDGQFCFVSNPPKRDLTASPRYQELYNMAEMERYLLDADTTQMTSWIMSLMKGAS; encoded by the coding sequence TTGCTTCATTCGCAGTACAGATGGAAGACCCCGGAGGTTAACCTGGAAGCGGCTCAGCCGTTAACAGAAGAGCTGGGGATTTCACCATTGTTGTCCCGGCTTTTAGTGAACCGGGGCGTCACTACGGCCGGGGAAGCAAACCGCTTTTTGTACGGAAGTGTGGACGATGTACACGACCCATTTCTGCTTCTTGGCATGAAAGAGGCCGTGCCGAGAATTCGCCAGGCTCTGGAGCGCGGCGAGCATATATTAATCTATGGCGATTATGATGCGGACGGCGTATCCAGTACATCATTGATGATTCAGCTTATGCGTTTTCTGAAGGCTTCTTATGATATTTACATTCCCCATCGTTCTAATGAGGGATATGGTCTGCACAATCATGCTCTAGATTGGGCACATCAGCAGGGAGTGACGCTGGTCATTACAGTGGATACGGGAATTAGTGCAGTAGAGCAAATTGCTTATGCGACTTCCTTAGGAATCGATGTGATTGTGACTGACCATCATGAGCCGCCTGCTGTGCTTCCCGAGGCTTATACTTTGATCAATCCGAAGCTGCCGGATTGTCCCTACCCGTTTAAAGGCCTTGCAGGCGTTGGTGTTGCTCTGAAGCTGGCTCAGGCGCTGTTGAGTGAAGTACCCGAGGAATGGTTTGAAATCGCCGCTATTGGTACGGTAGCTGATTTGATGCCACTACATGGTGAGAATCGGACGATAGTACGTAGAGGGATTCAATCCATGAGAAACACTGCATTTCCAGGAATTCGGGCGTTGCTTCATGTAGCGGGTGTGGAGATATCCACAGTGACTTCGGTCAACATCGCATTTGCATTGGCACCGCGGATTAATGCGAGCGGGCGTCTGGATCATGCGGGACGAGCAGTTTCCCTGCTGACGACAGAAAAAGAGGAGGAAGCAGACCAGCTTGCGCATGCGCTGGATCTGCTCAATCGTGAGCGTCAACAAGTGGTCGAACACATTGTGGAGCAAGCCGAGCAGCAATTAGCATCCAAACTAAATGAAGGCAAGCTTCCATCTGTGATTGTTTTGGCTGGTGAGGGCTGGAATGTTGGTGTCGTCGGAATTGTGGCATCCAAGCTATTGGATCGGTATTATCGTCCGACCATTATTCTAGGCATAGATGCGGAGACAGGCATGTGCAAAGGCTCTGCTCGTTCTATTCCTGCATTGGATATTTACAGTGCTCTTACAGATTGCCATGAGCTCATGGAGCATTTTGGTGGACATCCTTCGGCAGCGGGGATGACGCTGTCCCGTGACAATCTGGAATTATTCGAAGAACGGCTTAACCGCTATGCAGGTTCCATTTTGACACCGGAGGATTTTATCCCTATAGCTGAGGCTGATATGGTCTGTCGTCTGGATGAGGTGTCTTTACAAGTGGTTGAAGAACTGGAATTACTTCAGCCTTTTGGGATGGGAAATCCTTCTCCACGATTCATATTACAGGGGCTTCAATTGCGCGAGGCTCGCAAAATGGGACGTGAGAAAAACCATGTGAAGCTACTATTGGAGCAGAATGGTTTATCGTTGGATGCGATTGCCTTCCGACGTGGCGATTTGGCTGATTTTTTACAGCAGCAAACGGACATAGATCTGTTGGGCGAGTTATCAATTAACGAGTGGAACGGTAAACGTTCACTTCAGCTGATGATGCAGGATATTCGTGTGCAGGCTCCGCAAATTTTTGATTATCGTGGAGTATCGGACCCACTTGCCGAACTGGAGCGAGGGCTGAGGATCTTCCATCCAAGCTTAGAGGAACGAAAGAATGATGTTGCGGTGTTGATCCATCCGTCATCCCGGCTTCGGACATCGAGCTCCGTGGGCGCTGAATACTTATGGTTATACGATAAAGATGGCAGCGTTACTCCTAGTGATGGTCGAAAAGATACACAGCACTCTGTGAAGTCGCTGTTCGTACTGGAGCCGCCAGATACACCCGAGCAGTTTCATGCATTATGGTCTACCTTTGAGAATGTAGAGAACGTGTTTCTTCTTCATTCGATCAGTGAGCGTGGCGGCCGGCTCGTGAGCCCCGATAGGGAGCTGTTTAAGCGTATTTACATTGTGCTTTCTCGAATGGGAACACAGCTAATTGATGAAAAAGCAATGCTACCTGCTCTTAGCAGGCAGTGCTCGTGTTCAGTGCGCATGTTATCCAAGGTATTGGACATCTTCGAGGATCTTGAATTTTTGACTCGTACAGATGGTCAATTTTGTTTTGTATCCAATCCGCCCAAGCGGGATTTAACTGCTTCTCCGCGCTATCAGGAATTGTACAATATGGCTGAGATGGAGCGGTATTTACTGGATGCGGACACCACCCAGATGACGAGCTGGATCATGTCGCTTATGAAAGGTGCGTCTTGA
- a CDS encoding cation diffusion facilitator family transporter, producing MNSERSRSLETAALSGIVGNLALAVLKGTVGYAANSKALMGDALHTAADSASRLQEMLFSKGGTDHGMLARLRNGEKVRTVISVVLAILVLMSGLQLAISAIRSLSSSEPQAPGLYALITVFIALVLREALFQFQYRYSIKHGHKAEADRYANHERYSLYASLIALIGMIGAMTGEAMEWPALLYLDPTAALLVACLVLRKGYLMVMNTAYQVPAQPLQEEDSQRFMETIQRVYGIVTVEHLHAQETGHFITVDVTISVNPRITVQEAQEIADRAKNLLLARFPQVTHVQMQFISYQAGYPYKSNYELPDNDASSLLQ from the coding sequence GTGAATAGCGAACGCAGCCGATCATTAGAAACTGCGGCGTTGAGCGGAATTGTAGGCAATCTCGCGCTGGCTGTTCTAAAGGGAACCGTCGGTTATGCAGCAAACAGCAAGGCGTTGATGGGGGATGCACTGCACACGGCTGCGGATAGTGCTTCCCGTTTGCAGGAGATGCTGTTTTCCAAGGGTGGTACAGATCACGGAATGCTGGCGCGGTTGCGGAACGGTGAAAAAGTTCGGACGGTTATATCTGTGGTGCTGGCTATTTTAGTGCTGATGAGCGGACTTCAACTAGCTATTTCTGCTATTCGTTCATTAAGCAGTTCGGAACCGCAAGCTCCCGGTTTGTACGCATTAATTACCGTGTTTATTGCTTTGGTGTTGAGAGAAGCGTTGTTTCAGTTTCAATATCGCTACTCGATTAAACACGGCCATAAAGCGGAAGCGGATCGGTACGCTAACCATGAACGGTACTCGCTATATGCATCGCTGATTGCATTGATCGGCATGATCGGTGCAATGACTGGCGAGGCAATGGAGTGGCCTGCATTGTTATATCTTGATCCAACTGCAGCTTTGCTGGTAGCCTGTCTGGTGTTGCGTAAAGGATATCTCATGGTAATGAATACCGCATACCAGGTGCCTGCACAGCCCTTGCAGGAGGAAGACTCCCAGCGCTTTATGGAGACGATTCAACGGGTATATGGTATTGTAACGGTTGAACACTTACATGCTCAGGAAACGGGTCATTTCATAACAGTGGATGTAACGATAAGTGTTAACCCGCGGATTACGGTGCAGGAGGCGCAGGAAATTGCTGATCGAGCCAAAAATTTACTGTTAGCCCGTTTTCCACAGGTGACTCATGTACAAATGCAGTTCATTTCTTACCAAGCCGGGTATCCTTATAAATCCAACTATGAACTGCCAGATAATGATGCGTCGTCCTTGCTTCAATAA
- a CDS encoding adenine phosphoribosyltransferase → MDYKEYIRVISDFPQPGISFKDITTLMKNGELYRKAINDMKELVSDLKIDLIAGPEARGFVVGAPLAYALGVGFIPIRKSGKLPGETIEEAYGLEYGKDTLAMHKDAIEPGQNVLIADDLLATGGTIATSVNLVRQLGGNVAGAAFLIELSDLNGRAKLPDVDVFTLIKY, encoded by the coding sequence TTGGACTACAAAGAATATATTCGGGTAATTTCCGATTTTCCACAACCAGGGATTAGTTTTAAGGACATTACGACCCTAATGAAAAATGGTGAACTGTATCGCAAGGCGATCAACGATATGAAGGAACTGGTATCTGATTTAAAAATTGATTTGATTGCAGGTCCGGAAGCACGTGGATTTGTTGTCGGTGCACCTCTGGCTTATGCGCTTGGTGTTGGTTTTATTCCCATCCGTAAGAGTGGCAAGCTGCCTGGAGAAACCATTGAGGAAGCATACGGTTTGGAATATGGTAAGGATACTCTGGCTATGCATAAGGATGCGATTGAGCCGGGGCAAAATGTTCTGATTGCTGATGATCTGCTTGCTACAGGTGGAACCATCGCTACGTCCGTTAACTTGGTACGCCAACTTGGTGGCAATGTGGCAGGGGCTGCCTTTCTTATCGAGCTGTCTGACCTCAACGGACGGGCAAAGCTGCCTGATGTAGATGTATTCACCCTAATTAAGTATTAA
- a CDS encoding methyl-accepting chemotaxis protein: MGIFQFKSLQARTLSTLVPLVLITLILINFLSYFFAKQKLDTEISQNAAHSLSRAQADIAANVDRHALLVSMLTKSAEQLGTEMNIEGYGRLFEQELTLNDMTYGLGIYFAKDAYDPGVTYRSIYVHRDGELVKQSTEYDDSQYDYLTQPWYTEAVERGKDINFTEPFYDSKLNINMITAGKAFYDREGKLLGVITGDLNMTSIQTYIEKMKFGTQGSAILVDKNGAILSSGLQSLKAGEPLKNTMNAEAAQSIQSGMSGQLSIHIDNEDYRIMYETLPQTGWKIGVLLPESDLNRSANEMLKLLLIVSVIGILLIMGAVLINNSGMIKEIKKIRQMTNRMALGDYTVELPHHRKDEFGQMADGINKVIVATRGMASRLSEESGVISGVSLKISQEISGATKDAHHNAGELAQVKEGAELQLAAAAESATAMEEMAVGIQRIAESIQHVSEATTEIELKAQQGNERLNVVSQGMHKAKMSMDEAGRVVSSLNERSAQIGSIIGMIQDISGQTKLLSLNASIEAARAGEHGRGFAVVASEIGKLAVNVSESAEQITSRIRSMQEETKFALEGMQQGALEMDEGVSILREVEERFIAMNQDIQQVAIEVQEVSSASEEMSAGSEEVAASIGYLADIAKASAERTGQVSERSERQLKDLKGLDSSAKSLTGVSDTLNQVVSRFRV, translated from the coding sequence TTGGGTATATTTCAATTTAAGAGTTTACAAGCACGGACACTTTCTACCTTGGTTCCGTTAGTACTTATAACGCTGATTTTAATCAACTTTTTGTCTTATTTTTTTGCCAAACAGAAGCTGGATACGGAAATAAGCCAAAATGCTGCTCATTCCTTGTCGAGGGCTCAAGCAGATATTGCAGCTAACGTAGATCGTCATGCTTTGCTTGTTTCGATGCTGACTAAGAGTGCGGAACAACTGGGAACAGAAATGAACATTGAGGGCTATGGACGACTCTTTGAACAAGAGCTGACATTAAATGATATGACTTACGGGTTAGGGATTTATTTTGCTAAAGATGCGTATGACCCAGGAGTGACATACCGTTCAATATATGTGCATAGAGACGGCGAGCTAGTCAAGCAATCGACTGAATATGACGATTCGCAATATGACTATTTAACGCAGCCTTGGTATACAGAAGCCGTGGAACGTGGTAAAGATATAAATTTCACAGAGCCTTTTTACGATAGCAAGCTGAACATCAATATGATTACGGCAGGGAAAGCATTTTACGACAGGGAGGGGAAACTATTAGGTGTCATTACAGGCGACCTAAACATGACGAGTATCCAGACGTATATTGAAAAAATGAAGTTTGGTACTCAAGGTAGTGCGATCTTAGTGGATAAGAATGGAGCCATTCTGTCATCCGGTCTTCAGTCCTTAAAAGCAGGCGAGCCGTTAAAAAACACGATGAATGCGGAAGCAGCACAATCTATTCAAAGTGGTATGTCTGGACAACTATCCATACACATTGATAATGAGGACTACCGGATAATGTACGAAACACTCCCACAAACCGGATGGAAAATTGGTGTATTACTGCCAGAATCGGATTTGAATCGCTCTGCGAATGAAATGCTTAAACTTCTGCTGATTGTTAGTGTTATAGGTATTTTACTAATTATGGGAGCGGTATTGATTAACAATTCAGGCATGATCAAAGAAATTAAAAAAATTAGGCAGATGACCAATCGTATGGCACTTGGTGATTATACCGTTGAATTACCACATCATCGTAAAGATGAATTTGGCCAAATGGCTGATGGGATCAATAAGGTGATTGTTGCAACCAGAGGAATGGCATCACGCTTGAGCGAAGAGTCAGGTGTAATCTCAGGTGTATCTTTAAAAATATCTCAGGAGATTTCCGGAGCGACTAAAGATGCGCACCATAATGCAGGAGAACTGGCGCAGGTAAAGGAAGGGGCAGAGCTTCAGTTGGCCGCAGCAGCAGAAAGTGCGACTGCGATGGAAGAAATGGCTGTTGGCATACAGCGTATTGCTGAATCTATACAGCATGTATCCGAGGCTACCACTGAGATTGAACTTAAAGCACAACAAGGAAATGAACGGTTGAACGTGGTCAGCCAAGGAATGCATAAAGCAAAAATGTCTATGGATGAGGCAGGCAGGGTAGTAAGCTCGTTAAATGAGCGGTCCGCTCAAATTGGCAGCATTATTGGAATGATTCAGGATATTAGTGGGCAGACCAAGTTACTGTCGCTGAATGCTTCCATTGAAGCCGCTCGTGCTGGGGAGCATGGCCGAGGGTTCGCTGTAGTGGCTTCAGAAATCGGAAAGCTGGCCGTAAACGTAAGCGAGTCTGCGGAGCAAATTACAAGTCGAATCCGATCCATGCAGGAAGAAACCAAATTCGCTTTGGAAGGAATGCAGCAGGGGGCTCTGGAGATGGATGAAGGCGTATCTATTTTACGTGAGGTGGAAGAACGTTTTATTGCGATGAATCAAGATATTCAGCAGGTGGCGATAGAAGTGCAGGAGGTCTCATCTGCCTCTGAAGAAATGTCGGCAGGCTCAGAGGAAGTTGCAGCCTCCATTGGTTATCTTGCAGACATTGCGAAAGCTTCAGCTGAACGTACAGGCCAAGTCTCGGAACGATCCGAACGGCAGCTAAAGGACCTGAAAGGTCTGGATAGCTCTGCCAAGTCGCTTACAGGTGTTTCCGATACGCTTAATCAGGTCGTATCCCGTTTTCGTGTGTGA